Proteins encoded by one window of Puntigrus tetrazona isolate hp1 chromosome 25, ASM1883169v1, whole genome shotgun sequence:
- the prc1a gene encoding protein regulator of cytokinesis 1a isoform X1: protein MRKSEIHAAESVACLNKALCELKDIWEEIGIPEDQRLQRTDAVHMHIKNLLDMMIAEEEGLKKRLLGSIEVCRKEVSSLCSELQMQEYQGEDGITMLQLEKDLRTQVKMMLKEKSARQSELKGLIQQDQDLCDVLCDELFPIHPELVPSQQQLQNYRQHINDRNQEKERRHAEFVEMKHRITMLMEDLERHPDTTFEKDAVCEDEDAFCLSVENLNSLKVLLHQLEGGKAESEARCASIRDRIEELWEMLQVPEDDRESLMQNTHTSTNSRLNALQAELQRLEELKKKNIECVIQRIRSEVVKFWEKCYYSPEQRRAFTPFHSDDLDEEVLREHELELERLKQDYAEHSELYDAVSTWSSNWVLYQEMEKKATDPSRFNNRGGNLLKEEKQRVDLQKSLPKLEKSLKAQIDQWEAAHCKEFRVNGQPFLQYVEDQWNQHHIEKEREKQERQMKKMKQTEEDLLYGTIIRTPTKRRLAGTPTPGKTRKLISTSSMCSSTPNTTLRSICSSPSMRPPLSSSKLGARTPARGRTPRGLERNKENISHLSGALRSMAASPQRNYSITSMASSYSEFARELSNASKSNVKAGALNSTITH, encoded by the exons ATGAGGAAGAG TGAAATCCACGCTGCAGAGTCTGTGGCATGTCTAAACAAGGCTCTCTGTGAGCTGAAGGACATCTGGGAGGAGATTGGGATCCCAGAGGACCAGAGGCTGCAGAGAACGGATGCGGTTCACATGCACATCAAA AATCTGCTGGATATGATGATCGCAGAGGAGGAAGGTTTGAAGAAGCGCTTACTCGGCAGTATCGAAGTGTGCAGAAAAGAGGTGTCCAGTCTGTGCAGTGAGCTACAGATGCAGGAGTATCAG GGGGAGGATGGCATTACGATGCTGCAGCTTGAGAAGGATCTGCGAACGCAGGTCAAAATGATGCTGAAAGAGAAAAGTGCTCGTCAGAGCGAGCTGAAGGGTCTGATTCAGCAGGATCAAGATCTGTGTGACGTCCTGTGTGATGAGCTCTTCCCCATCCACCCCGAACTCGTGCCGTCACAACAGCAGCTGCAGAACTACAGACAGCACATCAACGACCGAAACCAGGAGAAG GAGCGCCGCCATGCCGAGTTTGTGGAAATGAAGCACCGGATCACCATGTTGATGGAGGATTTGGAGCGGCATCCTGACACCACCTTTGAGAAAGACGCTGTGTGTGAAGATGAAGACGCTTTCTGCCTTTCAGTGGAAAATCTCAACTCACTCAAAGTGTTACTGCACCAG CTTGAGGGTGGCAAAGCTGAAAGTGAAGCGCGGTGCGCGTCCATCCGTGATCGAATTGAGGAGCTGTGGGAGATGTTGCAGGTTCCTGAGGATGATAGGGAAAGCCTCATGCAAAACACCCACACTAGCACAAACAGCAGACTGAACGCA CTGCAGGCAGAGCTTCAGCGATTGGAggaactgaaaaagaaaaacatagaGTGCGTTATTCAGAGAATCCGATCAGAGGTTGTCAAGTTTTGGGAGAAATGCTACTACAGCCCGGAGCAGAGACGGGCCTTCACTCCCTTCCACAGTG ATGATCTGGATGAGGAGGTGTTGCGTGAGCATGAGCTGGAGTTGGAGCGATTGAAGCAGGATTATGCGGAGCACAGCGAGCTGTATGACGCCGTTTCAACCTGGAGCAGCAACTGGGTTCTCTATCAGGAAATGGAG AAAAAGGCTACAGACCCGTCTCGCTTTAACAACAGAGGAGGAAACCTGCTGAAGGAGGAGAAACAGAGAGTCGACCTGCAGAAGAGTTTGCCGAAG TTGGAGAAAAGTCTGAAGGCTCAGATTGACCAATGGGAAGCGGCACACTGTAAAGAGTTTCGTGTGAACGGGCAGCCGTTCCTGCAATATGTGGAAGACCAGTGGAATCAACACCacatagagaaagagagagagaaacaggaacGA caaatgaaaaaaatgaaacagactGAGGAAGATCTGCTATACGGCACCATCATCAGAACCCCAACCAAGAGGAGACTCGCCGGAACACCGACGCCTGGGAAAACACGCAAG CTGATCTCCACCTCTAGCATGTGTAGCTCCACCCCCAACACGACACTCCGTTCTATATGCTCCTCCCCTTCTATGAGACCGCCCCTTTCCTCCAGCAAG TTGGGTGCGAGGACACCTGCCCGTGGCCGAACCCCTCGTGGACTGGAGAGGAATAAGGAGAACATCTCCCATCTGAGCGGAGCGTTGCGCTCAATGGCTGCCAGCCCTCAAAGAAACTACTCCATCACATCCATGGCCTCCTCCTACTCGGAATTTGCG CGGGAGCTCTCGAATGCTTCTAAATCCAACGTCAAGGCTGGCGCTCTGAACTCTACCATCACCCACTGA
- the prc1a gene encoding protein regulator of cytokinesis 1a isoform X4, with protein sequence MRKSEIHAAESVACLNKALCELKDIWEEIGIPEDQRLQRTDAVHMHIKNLLDMMIAEEEGLKKRLLGSIEVCRKEVSSLCSELQMQEYQGEDGITMLQLEKDLRTQVKMMLKEKSARQSELKGLIQQDQDLCDVLCDELFPIHPELVPSQQQLQNYRQHINDRNQEKERRHAEFVEMKHRITMLMEDLERHPDTTFEKDAVCEDEDAFCLSVENLNSLKVLLHQLEGGKAESEARCASIRDRIEELWEMLQVPEDDRESLMQNTHTSTNSRLNALQAELQRLEELKKKNIECVIQRIRSEVVKFWEKCYYSPEQRRAFTPFHSDDLDEEVLREHELELERLKQDYAEHSELYDAVSTWSSNWVLYQEMEKKATDPSRFNNRGGNLLKEEKQRVDLQKSLPKLEKSLKAQIDQWEAAHCKEFRVNGQPFLQYVEDQWNQHHIEKEREKQERQMKKMKQTEEDLLYGTIIRTPTKRRLAGTPTPGKTRKLISTSSMCSSTPNTTLRSICSSPSMRPPLSSSKLGARTPARGRTPRGLERNKENISHLSGALRSMAASPQRNYSITSMASSYSEFAVSSLPRSLYLKTVTVHHTNTHSSGLTRLTEEGLCVCVCVCVLSDSNSEIRTKEHHN encoded by the exons ATGAGGAAGAG TGAAATCCACGCTGCAGAGTCTGTGGCATGTCTAAACAAGGCTCTCTGTGAGCTGAAGGACATCTGGGAGGAGATTGGGATCCCAGAGGACCAGAGGCTGCAGAGAACGGATGCGGTTCACATGCACATCAAA AATCTGCTGGATATGATGATCGCAGAGGAGGAAGGTTTGAAGAAGCGCTTACTCGGCAGTATCGAAGTGTGCAGAAAAGAGGTGTCCAGTCTGTGCAGTGAGCTACAGATGCAGGAGTATCAG GGGGAGGATGGCATTACGATGCTGCAGCTTGAGAAGGATCTGCGAACGCAGGTCAAAATGATGCTGAAAGAGAAAAGTGCTCGTCAGAGCGAGCTGAAGGGTCTGATTCAGCAGGATCAAGATCTGTGTGACGTCCTGTGTGATGAGCTCTTCCCCATCCACCCCGAACTCGTGCCGTCACAACAGCAGCTGCAGAACTACAGACAGCACATCAACGACCGAAACCAGGAGAAG GAGCGCCGCCATGCCGAGTTTGTGGAAATGAAGCACCGGATCACCATGTTGATGGAGGATTTGGAGCGGCATCCTGACACCACCTTTGAGAAAGACGCTGTGTGTGAAGATGAAGACGCTTTCTGCCTTTCAGTGGAAAATCTCAACTCACTCAAAGTGTTACTGCACCAG CTTGAGGGTGGCAAAGCTGAAAGTGAAGCGCGGTGCGCGTCCATCCGTGATCGAATTGAGGAGCTGTGGGAGATGTTGCAGGTTCCTGAGGATGATAGGGAAAGCCTCATGCAAAACACCCACACTAGCACAAACAGCAGACTGAACGCA CTGCAGGCAGAGCTTCAGCGATTGGAggaactgaaaaagaaaaacatagaGTGCGTTATTCAGAGAATCCGATCAGAGGTTGTCAAGTTTTGGGAGAAATGCTACTACAGCCCGGAGCAGAGACGGGCCTTCACTCCCTTCCACAGTG ATGATCTGGATGAGGAGGTGTTGCGTGAGCATGAGCTGGAGTTGGAGCGATTGAAGCAGGATTATGCGGAGCACAGCGAGCTGTATGACGCCGTTTCAACCTGGAGCAGCAACTGGGTTCTCTATCAGGAAATGGAG AAAAAGGCTACAGACCCGTCTCGCTTTAACAACAGAGGAGGAAACCTGCTGAAGGAGGAGAAACAGAGAGTCGACCTGCAGAAGAGTTTGCCGAAG TTGGAGAAAAGTCTGAAGGCTCAGATTGACCAATGGGAAGCGGCACACTGTAAAGAGTTTCGTGTGAACGGGCAGCCGTTCCTGCAATATGTGGAAGACCAGTGGAATCAACACCacatagagaaagagagagagaaacaggaacGA caaatgaaaaaaatgaaacagactGAGGAAGATCTGCTATACGGCACCATCATCAGAACCCCAACCAAGAGGAGACTCGCCGGAACACCGACGCCTGGGAAAACACGCAAG CTGATCTCCACCTCTAGCATGTGTAGCTCCACCCCCAACACGACACTCCGTTCTATATGCTCCTCCCCTTCTATGAGACCGCCCCTTTCCTCCAGCAAG TTGGGTGCGAGGACACCTGCCCGTGGCCGAACCCCTCGTGGACTGGAGAGGAATAAGGAGAACATCTCCCATCTGAGCGGAGCGTTGCGCTCAATGGCTGCCAGCCCTCAAAGAAACTACTCCATCACATCCATGGCCTCCTCCTACTCGGAATTTGCGGTAAGTTCATTACCCCGCA GTCTGTATCTAAAAACAGTCACTGTCCatcacactaacacacactctTCTGGTCTAACCCGACTAACGGAggagggtctgtgtgtgtgtgtgtgtgtgtgtgtgctttcagaTTCTAACAGTGAAATTAGAACAAAGGAACACCACAACTAA
- the prc1a gene encoding protein regulator of cytokinesis 1a isoform X2 → MRKSEIHAAESVACLNKALCELKDIWEEIGIPEDQRLQRTDAVHMHIKNLLDMMIAEEEGLKKRLLGSIEVCRKEVSSLCSELQMQEYQGEDGITMLQLEKDLRTQVKMMLKEKSARQSELKGLIQQDQDLCDVLCDELFPIHPELVPSQQQLQNYRQHINDRNQEKERRHAEFVEMKHRITMLMEDLERHPDTTFEKDAVCEDEDAFCLSVENLNSLKVLLHQLEGGKAESEARCASIRDRIEELWEMLQVPEDDRESLMQNTHTSTNSRLNALQAELQRLEELKKKNIECVIQRIRSEVVKFWEKCYYSPEQRRAFTPFHSDDLDEEVLREHELELERLKQDYAEHSELYDAVSTWSSNWVLYQEMEKKATDPSRFNNRGGNLLKEEKQRVDLQKSLPKLEKSLKAQIDQWEAAHCKEFRVNGQPFLQYVEDQWNQHHIEKEREKQERQMKKMKQTEEDLLYGTIIRTPTKRRLAGTPTPGKTRKLISTSSMCSSTPNTTLRSICSSPSMRPPLSSSKLGARTPARGRTPRGLERNKENISHLSGALRSMAASPQRNYSITSMASSYSEFAKDS, encoded by the exons ATGAGGAAGAG TGAAATCCACGCTGCAGAGTCTGTGGCATGTCTAAACAAGGCTCTCTGTGAGCTGAAGGACATCTGGGAGGAGATTGGGATCCCAGAGGACCAGAGGCTGCAGAGAACGGATGCGGTTCACATGCACATCAAA AATCTGCTGGATATGATGATCGCAGAGGAGGAAGGTTTGAAGAAGCGCTTACTCGGCAGTATCGAAGTGTGCAGAAAAGAGGTGTCCAGTCTGTGCAGTGAGCTACAGATGCAGGAGTATCAG GGGGAGGATGGCATTACGATGCTGCAGCTTGAGAAGGATCTGCGAACGCAGGTCAAAATGATGCTGAAAGAGAAAAGTGCTCGTCAGAGCGAGCTGAAGGGTCTGATTCAGCAGGATCAAGATCTGTGTGACGTCCTGTGTGATGAGCTCTTCCCCATCCACCCCGAACTCGTGCCGTCACAACAGCAGCTGCAGAACTACAGACAGCACATCAACGACCGAAACCAGGAGAAG GAGCGCCGCCATGCCGAGTTTGTGGAAATGAAGCACCGGATCACCATGTTGATGGAGGATTTGGAGCGGCATCCTGACACCACCTTTGAGAAAGACGCTGTGTGTGAAGATGAAGACGCTTTCTGCCTTTCAGTGGAAAATCTCAACTCACTCAAAGTGTTACTGCACCAG CTTGAGGGTGGCAAAGCTGAAAGTGAAGCGCGGTGCGCGTCCATCCGTGATCGAATTGAGGAGCTGTGGGAGATGTTGCAGGTTCCTGAGGATGATAGGGAAAGCCTCATGCAAAACACCCACACTAGCACAAACAGCAGACTGAACGCA CTGCAGGCAGAGCTTCAGCGATTGGAggaactgaaaaagaaaaacatagaGTGCGTTATTCAGAGAATCCGATCAGAGGTTGTCAAGTTTTGGGAGAAATGCTACTACAGCCCGGAGCAGAGACGGGCCTTCACTCCCTTCCACAGTG ATGATCTGGATGAGGAGGTGTTGCGTGAGCATGAGCTGGAGTTGGAGCGATTGAAGCAGGATTATGCGGAGCACAGCGAGCTGTATGACGCCGTTTCAACCTGGAGCAGCAACTGGGTTCTCTATCAGGAAATGGAG AAAAAGGCTACAGACCCGTCTCGCTTTAACAACAGAGGAGGAAACCTGCTGAAGGAGGAGAAACAGAGAGTCGACCTGCAGAAGAGTTTGCCGAAG TTGGAGAAAAGTCTGAAGGCTCAGATTGACCAATGGGAAGCGGCACACTGTAAAGAGTTTCGTGTGAACGGGCAGCCGTTCCTGCAATATGTGGAAGACCAGTGGAATCAACACCacatagagaaagagagagagaaacaggaacGA caaatgaaaaaaatgaaacagactGAGGAAGATCTGCTATACGGCACCATCATCAGAACCCCAACCAAGAGGAGACTCGCCGGAACACCGACGCCTGGGAAAACACGCAAG CTGATCTCCACCTCTAGCATGTGTAGCTCCACCCCCAACACGACACTCCGTTCTATATGCTCCTCCCCTTCTATGAGACCGCCCCTTTCCTCCAGCAAG TTGGGTGCGAGGACACCTGCCCGTGGCCGAACCCCTCGTGGACTGGAGAGGAATAAGGAGAACATCTCCCATCTGAGCGGAGCGTTGCGCTCAATGGCTGCCAGCCCTCAAAGAAACTACTCCATCACATCCATGGCCTCCTCCTACTCGGAATTTGCG AAGGACTCCTGA
- the prc1a gene encoding protein regulator of cytokinesis 1a isoform X3 yields MRKSEIHAAESVACLNKALCELKDIWEEIGIPEDQRLQRTDAVHMHIKNLLDMMIAEEEGLKKRLLGSIEVCRKEVSSLCSELQMQEYQGEDGITMLQLEKDLRTQVKMMLKEKSARQSELKGLIQQDQDLCDVLCDELFPIHPELVPSQQQLQNYRQHINDRNQEKERRHAEFVEMKHRITMLMEDLERHPDTTFEKDAVCEDEDAFCLSVENLNSLKVLLHQLEGGKAESEARCASIRDRIEELWEMLQVPEDDRESLMQNTHTSTNSRLNALQAELQRLEELKKKNIECVIQRIRSEVVKFWEKCYYSPEQRRAFTPFHSDDLDEEVLREHELELERLKQDYAEHSELYDAVSTWSSNWVLYQEMEKKATDPSRFNNRGGNLLKEEKQRVDLQKSLPKLEKSLKAQIDQWEAAHCKEFRVNGQPFLQYVEDQWNQHHIEKEREKQERQMKKMKQTEEDLLYGTIIRTPTKRRLAGTPTPGKTRKLISTSSMCSSTPNTTLRSICSSPSMRPPLSSSKLGARTPARGRTPRGLERNKENISHLSGALRSMAASPQRNYSITSMASSYSEFADS; encoded by the exons ATGAGGAAGAG TGAAATCCACGCTGCAGAGTCTGTGGCATGTCTAAACAAGGCTCTCTGTGAGCTGAAGGACATCTGGGAGGAGATTGGGATCCCAGAGGACCAGAGGCTGCAGAGAACGGATGCGGTTCACATGCACATCAAA AATCTGCTGGATATGATGATCGCAGAGGAGGAAGGTTTGAAGAAGCGCTTACTCGGCAGTATCGAAGTGTGCAGAAAAGAGGTGTCCAGTCTGTGCAGTGAGCTACAGATGCAGGAGTATCAG GGGGAGGATGGCATTACGATGCTGCAGCTTGAGAAGGATCTGCGAACGCAGGTCAAAATGATGCTGAAAGAGAAAAGTGCTCGTCAGAGCGAGCTGAAGGGTCTGATTCAGCAGGATCAAGATCTGTGTGACGTCCTGTGTGATGAGCTCTTCCCCATCCACCCCGAACTCGTGCCGTCACAACAGCAGCTGCAGAACTACAGACAGCACATCAACGACCGAAACCAGGAGAAG GAGCGCCGCCATGCCGAGTTTGTGGAAATGAAGCACCGGATCACCATGTTGATGGAGGATTTGGAGCGGCATCCTGACACCACCTTTGAGAAAGACGCTGTGTGTGAAGATGAAGACGCTTTCTGCCTTTCAGTGGAAAATCTCAACTCACTCAAAGTGTTACTGCACCAG CTTGAGGGTGGCAAAGCTGAAAGTGAAGCGCGGTGCGCGTCCATCCGTGATCGAATTGAGGAGCTGTGGGAGATGTTGCAGGTTCCTGAGGATGATAGGGAAAGCCTCATGCAAAACACCCACACTAGCACAAACAGCAGACTGAACGCA CTGCAGGCAGAGCTTCAGCGATTGGAggaactgaaaaagaaaaacatagaGTGCGTTATTCAGAGAATCCGATCAGAGGTTGTCAAGTTTTGGGAGAAATGCTACTACAGCCCGGAGCAGAGACGGGCCTTCACTCCCTTCCACAGTG ATGATCTGGATGAGGAGGTGTTGCGTGAGCATGAGCTGGAGTTGGAGCGATTGAAGCAGGATTATGCGGAGCACAGCGAGCTGTATGACGCCGTTTCAACCTGGAGCAGCAACTGGGTTCTCTATCAGGAAATGGAG AAAAAGGCTACAGACCCGTCTCGCTTTAACAACAGAGGAGGAAACCTGCTGAAGGAGGAGAAACAGAGAGTCGACCTGCAGAAGAGTTTGCCGAAG TTGGAGAAAAGTCTGAAGGCTCAGATTGACCAATGGGAAGCGGCACACTGTAAAGAGTTTCGTGTGAACGGGCAGCCGTTCCTGCAATATGTGGAAGACCAGTGGAATCAACACCacatagagaaagagagagagaaacaggaacGA caaatgaaaaaaatgaaacagactGAGGAAGATCTGCTATACGGCACCATCATCAGAACCCCAACCAAGAGGAGACTCGCCGGAACACCGACGCCTGGGAAAACACGCAAG CTGATCTCCACCTCTAGCATGTGTAGCTCCACCCCCAACACGACACTCCGTTCTATATGCTCCTCCCCTTCTATGAGACCGCCCCTTTCCTCCAGCAAG TTGGGTGCGAGGACACCTGCCCGTGGCCGAACCCCTCGTGGACTGGAGAGGAATAAGGAGAACATCTCCCATCTGAGCGGAGCGTTGCGCTCAATGGCTGCCAGCCCTCAAAGAAACTACTCCATCACATCCATGGCCTCCTCCTACTCGGAATTTGCG GACTCCTGA
- the ubap1la gene encoding ubiquitin-associated protein 1-like, which produces MCSLDEVPFKVALDSVEIQLGRKELVIAPELTIPDCAQILRDTKYSFTLEKKILAAWEEQQRKNRKKTPQRVCPTCPPYWLLFSSPQENHRVHLRSAELWELGPRPRSLSLSAADMRKLRPLRAVQFLIADTDFEDGYGEDNESSSEDDTVRSKERPKSSGPQCPRVSARHTKRGPTPCPAPSSTLHKTRPSSASSIKDIRRPAPPGLSQTPQGSPHGSRAPRRKPTVTRTNGRRNSHTLLQQRPSSAGPLPSARPQKPSPHGVRPRTSAGLQDAHADLLCALSQEERDVLEAITRHGYTLHTAILALQRTGPKSPDQILSYLMSCDRLCRLGFDKTQVEEALEMFQNCETKASEFLFLLAQFCEMGFQQSTIKEVLLVHENHKERALEELMTRSG; this is translated from the exons ATGTGTAGTCTGGATGAGGTTCCTTTTAAAGTAGCTCTGGACTCTGTGGAGATACAACTGGGTCGGAAAGAGCTGGTTATAGCTCCTGAACTTACGATCCCAGACTGTGCTCAAATACTGCGTGATACAAAG TATTCATTCACTCTGGAGAAAAAGATCCTGGCTGCATGGGAAGAACAGCAGAGgaagaacaggaaaaaaacaccCCAGAGAGTGTGTCCCACCTGCCCACCATATTGGCTGTTGTTCAGCAGCCCTCAGGAGAACCACAGGGTGCACCTCAGGAGTGCAGAATTATGGGAACTGGGCCCTCGTCCCCGTAGCTTGAGCCTCAGTGCTGCTGACATGCGGAAGCTCCGCCCACTTCGGGCTGTCCAGTTCCTCATTGCTGACACGGACTTCGAGGACGGCTACGGTGAAGACAACGAGAGCTCGTCTGAGGATGATACTGTTCGCAGCAAAGAAAGGCCGAAGAGTTCTGGCCCACAGTGCCCGCGGGTTTCTGCCCGTCACACCAAGCGAGGCCCCACCCCTTGCCCCGCCCCTTCTAGCACGCTCCACAAAACCCGGCCAAGCTCCGCCTCCTCTATAAAAGACATACGTAGACCCGCCCCCCCTGGCCTCAGCCAGACGCCCCAGGGCAGCCCTCATGGCTCTAGAGCCCCTCGCAGGAAACCCACCGTAACGAGAACCAACGGACGTCGAAACTCACACACCCTCCTACAGCAGAGACCCTCATCCGCAGGACCCCTGCCCTCCGCCAGGCCTCAGAAACCATCCCCACAT GGTGTGCGTCCACGGACATCCGCAGGGCTACAGGACGCTCATGCAGATCTGCTGTGCGCTTTGAGTCAGGAAGAAAGGGATGTTCTTGAAGCTATTACACGACACGGATACACACTACACACTGCCATACTAGCACTGCAGAGGACAGGGCCCAAGAGTCCTGATCAG ATTCTGAGTTACCTGATGTCATGTGACCGTCTCTGTCGGCTGGGTTTTGATAAGACTCAGGTGGAGGAAGCTTTGGAGATGTTCCAGAACTGTGAGACCAAG gcTTCAGAGTTCCTGTTTCTGCTGGCTCAGTTTTGTGAGATGGGTTTCCAGCAGAGCACCATTAAAGAAGTTCTGCTGGTGCATGAGAACCATAAAGAGAGAGCCCTGGAGGAGCTTATGACCCGCAGTGGCTGA